In the genome of Bacillus thuringiensis, the window AATAGAAGAGGAAAGTGGCGGAGCAGGGACATTAGCAACTATATTACGAGGATATAAGGCAGATGGTGTCATTATTCCAGAGCCTACTAATATGAAGTTTTTCCCGAAACAACAAGGTTCCATGTGGTTTCGTTTACGTGTAAAAGGGAAAGCTGCACACGGTGGAACGCGTTATGAAGGGGTTAGTGCAATTGAAAAAAGTATGTTTGTTATAGAACATGTAAGAAAGCTAGAGGAGAAAAGAAATAGTCGAATTACAGATCCGTTATTTAAAGGGATTCCGATTCCAATTCCAATTAACATTGGGAAAATTGAAGGAGGGAGTTGGCCAAGTTCTGTTCCAGATGAATTAATTTTAGAAGGAAGATGCGGTGTTGCGCCGAATGAGACTATAGAGGCGGCAAAAGAAGAGTTTGAGAATTGGATTGTTGAATTAAATGATGTGGACAATTGGTTTGTTGAAAATCCAGTAGAAGTAGAGTGGTTTGGAGCGAGATGGGTTCCTGGTGAATTAGAAGAGAATCATGAACTCATTACGACACTTCATCACAACTTTGTTGAAATCGAAGGGAACGAACCAATTATTGAAGCATCTCCGTGGGGGACTGATGGAGGTTTATTTACACAAATTGCAAACGTACCAACAATAGTATTTGGTCCAGGAGAGACGAAAGTAGCACACTATCCAAACGAATATATAGAAGTTGATAAAATGATAGCTGCCGCAAAAATTATTGCATGTACATTACTAGATTGGTGTGAGGTGAAAAAATGAAATACTATGAATCTTTTAGAGAACAGACGAATTGTTATACAGTAGAAGGCGTTTTAGATTATTTTAATAAGCGTATTCGGGTAGATCACTATACAGGAAATGTTGAAAGTATTATACAGACAATTGACGAACTAGCAGAGAAGCATTCTTTCACTAAATGTATTATTAAAGGAAAGGGAGAGCATGTTTCAACATGGCTCTCTTTCGGTTTTTTGTTGGAAGCAACGATACCTCATTATTTTCAAGGACACGATGCATACTTTTTTGTGAAATATAATAATGATGAAAGACGAAATAGTATGCATTGGACTGAGGAAGATACTATATTAAGCGGTGTAAAAGGAAAAGAAATAAAAGAAAAAGTAGTTCCAGAGAAATTTTTGCTGAGAAAAGCGAATGAAGAAGATGCAGAAGAATTAGCAACTGTATTCGGAAAAGTATTTGAAGTGTATCCGACACCTTTAAATGAAGCGAGTTATGTATTACAGACGATGAAAGAAGACGATACAATTTACTACGTATATGAATTTGAGGGGAAAATTATTAGTACAGCATCTGCAGAAATGAATATAAAAGAAGGGAATGCAGAATTAACGAATTGTGCTACTTTACCTGAATATCGTAAACATGGATTTATGAAAAGTTTACTAATTAAATTAGAGGAAGAGCTTCGAGAAAGATCTATTTTCTGCTCCTATACAATTGCTCGATCGCTTTCTTTCGGAATGAATGCTGCCTTTCATCAATTAGGCTATACGTATACAGGAAGACTGGCGAATAATTGCTACATTTTCGATAAGTTGGAAGATATGAATATATGGGTGAAAGATCTATCTAGCTATTCGAAAGCAGTAAAACTTCCGCCTCAAAATTCGGCTGTAAAGCAAAACAGTTAGGTGGAGCTGGGTGTTCGAAAAGCTGTACTAATTAGAATTTCGAGTTATCTAATGAAAATATAAAATTGGTCAAAATTATAGAACGGAATCGTCATGCTTACAATCGCACATAGGTGTGCCGAAAATTCGGCATGTAATTGCTGGATTTTCGGCAAGAGGGGGGATGACATTGCTAGCAGTTTCGACACAAGAAGTCATTGAAGCGATTTTGGGCAGTATTGATGAGGCTATACACGCTGTAGATGAGAATGGAATTACAATATTTTATAATTCTGTAGCTGCAAAACACGATGGATCGAAGATTGAAAAAGTGTTAGGGAAACATCTATTAGAAGCGTTCCCGTCTTTATCAAGGGAAACGAGTACATTGATGAAAGTACTAGATACAAAAAAACCTATCGTACATCAAGCACAGCATTATCAAAATTTAAATGGTGAAGATGTTTGTACAGTAAATACGACGTTACCTATTTTTATAGATGGGAATATTGCTGGGGCTGTTGAAATTGCAAAGGATTACTCTACAATTCAAAAACTTACTGACACAATTGTTGACTTACAGTCGAAAATAAAGCGATCATCTAGAAAAAAAGTGATTAAAAAGCATGCTGCATTTGAGACGATAGTGACAAATGATACGCGGTTTAAACAGACGAAAGAGTTAGCACAAAAAGTAGCACCAACAGACGCAAATGTTTTAATATATGGTGAAACAGGAACAGGAAAAGAACTGTTCGTACAAGCAATTCATGAAGCTTCTAAAAGAAAAAACAAGCCATTTATTGCACAAAACTGTGCAGCTTTACCAGAGTCGCTATTAGAAAGTTTATTGTTTGGAACGACAAAAGGAAGCTATACAGGAGCGATTGAAAGAGCTGGGCTATTTGAACTTGTTGATGGTGGTACATTATTTTTAGATGAACTGAATTCAATGCCTCTTGATTTGCAGGCAAAAATGTTACGAGTGTTAGAAGATGGAGTCATTAGAAGAATTGGTGATAATAAGACGAGAAAAGTAGATGTTCGTGTTATTACCGCAATGAACCAGCCTCCAGAAATATGTTTACGAGAGAATAAAATTCGCACTGATTTATATTATCGCTTAAACGTATTTTCATTATATATCCCACCGCTTCGTGAAAGAACTGAGGATGTACTATTATTAGCATCTTATTTTTTGAAAGAATATAATAAAAGTTATAAAAAAGGTGTACTTCAAATTGATGAGGAAGCGAAAGATAGACTGCAAGCTTATCAGTGGCCTGGAAATGTCCGAGAGTTAAAACATACGATTGAACATGCTGTTATTATTGCAGAAGGGAATACATTAACAGCCAATTGTTTACCACGTACATTTCGGAAAGAGAATTTTTCGAAGAAGAAGGGTATAATGCCACTTAGAGCAGCACTTC includes:
- a CDS encoding peptidase; its protein translation is MEQLKKQVCDYIERHEEESVKFLKRLIQEKSVSGDESGAQAIVIEKLRELGLDLDIWEPSFSKMKDHPYFVSPRTSFSDSPNIVATLKGSGDGKSMILNGHIDVVPEGDVNQWKHHPYSGEKIGNRIYGRGTTDMKGGNVALMLAMEAIIESSIALKGDIYFQSVIEEESGGAGTLATILRGYKADGVIIPEPTNMKFFPKQQGSMWFRLRVKGKAAHGGTRYEGVSAIEKSMFVIEHVRKLEEKRNSRITDPLFKGIPIPIPINIGKIEGGSWPSSVPDELILEGRCGVAPNETIEAAKEEFENWIVELNDVDNWFVENPVEVEWFGARWVPGELEENHELITTLHHNFVEIEGNEPIIEASPWGTDGGLFTQIANVPTIVFGPGETKVAHYPNEYIEVDKMIAAAKIIACTLLDWCEVKK
- the rocR gene encoding arginine utilization transcriptional regulator RocR, whose product is MTLLAVSTQEVIEAILGSIDEAIHAVDENGITIFYNSVAAKHDGSKIEKVLGKHLLEAFPSLSRETSTLMKVLDTKKPIVHQAQHYQNLNGEDVCTVNTTLPIFIDGNIAGAVEIAKDYSTIQKLTDTIVDLQSKIKRSSRKKVIKKHAAFETIVTNDTRFKQTKELAQKVAPTDANVLIYGETGTGKELFVQAIHEASKRKNKPFIAQNCAALPESLLESLLFGTTKGSYTGAIERAGLFELVDGGTLFLDELNSMPLDLQAKMLRVLEDGVIRRIGDNKTRKVDVRVITAMNQPPEICLRENKIRTDLYYRLNVFSLYIPPLRERTEDVLLLASYFLKEYNKSYKKGVLQIDEEAKDRLQAYQWPGNVRELKHTIEHAVIIAEGNTLTANCLPRTFRKENFSKKKGIMPLRAALHQTEKELIDQALIETEGNILQAAKMLGIPRQTLQYKLSKYDKTAE
- the ablB gene encoding putative beta-lysine N-acetyltransferase, which produces MKYYESFREQTNCYTVEGVLDYFNKRIRVDHYTGNVESIIQTIDELAEKHSFTKCIIKGKGEHVSTWLSFGFLLEATIPHYFQGHDAYFFVKYNNDERRNSMHWTEEDTILSGVKGKEIKEKVVPEKFLLRKANEEDAEELATVFGKVFEVYPTPLNEASYVLQTMKEDDTIYYVYEFEGKIISTASAEMNIKEGNAELTNCATLPEYRKHGFMKSLLIKLEEELRERSIFCSYTIARSLSFGMNAAFHQLGYTYTGRLANNCYIFDKLEDMNIWVKDLSSYSKAVKLPPQNSAVKQNS